The following nucleotide sequence is from Toxoplasma gondii ME49 chromosome IV, whole genome shotgun sequence.
GCCTGCTTTGTCCGGTTCCCTTGCCTGTAAGAACTGTTTCTGCCCCAGGTGCACAATTGCTCATTCCGCTATCGCCTGAAGGGGGTCCAGGGTTGCGTGCTCAGCAGGCGGTTGAGGAAGCTGCGTGGTTCGTGGCGTGCAGACACGTTGCCCTGCCTTTCTGGATTTTATTGGAGTACACTACGCCTTTCTGGTCGTACCTGCAGAAACAAACAGGAAGGGCAGTATGCTTTTCGGCAGCTGTATTCGAGTGCTGCGATCGAGGGAACTGACTGTATTATTCCTGCAGCTTCGCTGGTTGTGGTGTGCCTCGTTTGCCTTCACTTTTTGCCGAGTCTTTACGGTTCGTGTTATAGTCACTTTTGCGGGCTCACGCCACATCATTCTTTCTGTTTCATCAATCTTTCCATCTTTGTTAACTCACGGGGTGCGTGCCTAGCGCGGAAGGGGAGAGTCAActgtttcctgtttccggTTAGTTTCGTTTGCTCTTCTTGTGCTCATCGTGTTCTGCTCATTTTTTCGCATTTCCGGGTGTGTAATCGGTGACATATTCTCTGCGtgtttctgtcttgttcAGTCTCTCAGGAGAATTGAAACTGCAAAACATGAGGCCCTGCAGAAGTTGAAAACAAGCCGTGCACTGTCTGTGCATGAAGAGCGCCGGCGTCTACACATAATGAAAACAAGGCATAAACTTGGTGGGGGTTATTCTGGCGTTGACTTTCTGGCTGGAGATTCCCGTATGTAATTGTTTGCTCACTTGTAACGGAATATACACCAATGAATCGAGATGGCCGTTTCTGGTATACGGACCATGCAGCACAGGTGGCAGACCGCGAGTTAGTAATAGTATTCGGTAGTGTGAATTCTTGTCTCGTGCGACGCGTGTTTAACAACGTTCAATCCACACTAGTTTTTGTGTTGCTAGGAATTCCATAGCATCTTCGTATGTTGAACAGACTTTCCCAGCAGCCTAGACTGTATCGACGAGAAAACAGGACAGTTGTTAACGAAAATCTTTGGTTACAGCCTTTTCGTCTATGTCGATAGTCACCGACCGATGTTGATCACCCTTGAGATTATTCAAGTTCAATGTGATAGAAAGTCAGCATCCGTCATAAACGTATGACGATGAAGGGCCTTTTTCTAAGGCCCTCTGCATTTTCTACACCTCACCTAGCATATATTTACGTCTGGATATGTGCGCTGATCTGTAGCCATCTATGGTGACACCGTGATGCGCGACACGATCTGCCTTGCTTTTTGACAGTATCCTAGGCTTCTCTTTAGCACTGGTGTGTCGTCGACCGTAGCTGGGTGTAATCAGACGTACTTCTGGGGATACGCACActcctgtttctgtgtgtatgtgcaAATGTGTATCCGTTTTTCCATCGGCCTGTTCTATCGTTGGCCCTGCTTGTTTTACGTTGCCTTGGTAACTCCTGTTTTTTGTTTGTCTCTCGTCGACCGCTAGCGGATTCCGAACAGACACTCTGGCTCACACGCACCCAATTTATGTGGAATgcctcttcgcgttctcaCAGGCTTGGATGAAAGAGTCGACACGAATTTTGGAGGCTTGAATGCAGACCTACCAGATGATGCATCACTGGAAGGTGAAGACAGGCGACAGACGACACGGTCTACTTCTCAGCGCCAAACGCAAGGATTCAATTCGACAAAAccggaggagcagagagggcCAAGTGGACAGAGACCTATTTTCGGGGCCACTTCTCGTGAAAAAAAGAGCATGGCATTTTTTGATGACGTGGGACACACGTGGCCAGGCGACACCTTCGAGGTGGTTGCACCATCTCCGGCTGCGGCTGACgttgcagagagagcagctcAGGAAGCTTTGATACAGAAGAACGCGGATTTGAAAAGAGTGACGAATCGGAGGGATTAGCGAAGATAGAGGTGAAACAGGGAACGGAATAGACTAGAGCCATATATGAGACAATATGCTGAAGGACGATGAAGGGGTCCCACAATTGGTTTCACTTAGCACAGAAAACTCACTTGAAAGGGTAACAGGAAGACAGATGATGCTGTGTTCAGATGACCGTTTTCCGGTAAAACAGAAAGGGAACGACTGCAATCGACCGGATTGCAGTAAAGGATTTGCCTGCCTGCACGAACAAACGATTAAAACAGATCCGTCGAATTTAGGTGCatcggagaggagaggcaggtTCGCGAAGAACCCAAAGCGGCGAGCTAGCCCTTTCTGTTACCAACAGAAGACATGGGTAAAGGGTGACTGTGGAACTGAGATCAAGGACActcaacagagagagcgattACTGGCAGATTGAAAAGCCGTCTAGACTTGCAAACAGGTcaaagggaaggagacaatGTGGGAGGGGTAGAAGTCAGAGCATCTCAGCAGCGACGCTAAGGAACAGCGTGtgccgaagaaggcagaagacaaTGGCGACATTGAAGAGAAGCTTGGAAGAAGGGACACACAAGCTGAAGAGTttcgaaacacagaaacaatCAAGTATAAACTAGCAGGAATCATGCTTCAACACGTACTTAGTGAGCGGTGTGAGGAAGGCCAGGAGAAACACTCTGGCGGTGCCCGTGTTGGGAACGTTGACAGGGAACTTCTTGTGTGAAACTGATCCAGGATTGTGCATAACAAAGGTTTTTTCAGGGGGTTTCTTTTTTGTTCAAGGTGTTGTAGAACAGATGCTTTTTCCACAGGTACGAGTTTCGGATCGTTCAACGAAACCGACACGGCAGTGTACCGGCTCCCATGATGCACCGAAGAGATAACGTCTCTGCTCCGCAGAAAATACGGCTCATAGATACTGAGTGTCGATGGGAGCCTTGCCTTCGGTAGAATGACCGTTTGGATTTTTTAGAAGTTGCGGATATCTGGGCTCAGGCAGGTTGTTGTTTTTATTCGGGTACTAATTAGGACTACTCAGTTGTGTTAGAAACTGCACGTCCAGGTGCCAgtgccttctttccttctaACCATTCAGCTTTCTGACTTCAGGCGCAACAAAAGAAATAGACAGCTCCTTTCCCCGGCTCTGTCCACGAGGCAGGTTTTCTTTTGCTAGCCAAATGCAAACGAAGACGTTCatgaacacagagagaaacgcagtaAATTAGAGTGAGTGATGAAAGGTATCGACTCATACCGGTGGCTACCACCAGCGACCACCGATACCAGCAAACACTTTAGTTACAAAAGGTGTGATTATTCGAGTTTGTCAGCGACTTGCCCTTGCCATACTATGTTTGTGTCTCGACAAATGGCACACAGCAGAAGACTCGATCGTCCACTCAGGGCGCATGGCCGGCTGTTACAACTCTAGAAAAAGACTACCGCAGGACAGCTATAGGTGTAAGTCTTATGTCGCACAGGTGAACCGGTGAAACACCTTCTGGAGGAATGGAAATTGGGGAGAAGTGAGTACAGGGAGAAAGGTTCGGGCGCTTGAGGCATCTTAGTCCTGATAGCTATGGTGTTTTTCTTGACGACTTGCATGCGATTCCACGCATCCTAAAGCGTTCTATGTGTCGTGTCTGCTTCAGAACTCTACGACTCAACAATGGCGGAGCGCGGTTCCACAGAGCCCGCTGTTTACATTCGCATAGTAACAGAACGAAAAATATCACATAGTATGGATTTTTTACTTTCACACCAATGCCAGCATGCCAAGTTTGGTCTATCCCCAAAGGAGCTGCAGGCAAAAGTGCCACCTAGTTCCAACGCAATTATTCACTGCCAGTTCGCCAAAAGGGCGAgctattctcaaacttttGTCTATGAACGGCTGCTTTACTCCCTAAAAAAACGAGGTCCAGGACACAAAAGGCCCGACGTCCCCCTACCATGTGGAACTTTTCACTCTAGAAAAGGCAGTGGCAAAATCAGATTTATCTGTTGCAGTCTAGTACCAAAGAGGATAACAGATGAAACGAGTTTGTTCTcccgttttcttccactctcACAGGCTCCCGACGGAAAAAGGCTCCGAAGCATCTTTGTCTTCCATTgatttctcgtcttcgcaaATCAAAGAAGCGTGCTTTCGTACACCCTCATCGAAAAAGGGGAACACAACACCGAGTGATGTACCCCTCGTCTTACACACTTGCGGCGTCTTAGCACACTGCGAAGAACCTCTCAGTCACAGCGGTTTACCGTTTTGTCAGCCGCTATCACAAAAGATTGACAACGCAGCTTTCCAGTCCTCCACATGAAAATCCGAAGAGCGGACGACAAAAAACACACGATGCTGTCGTTTCTCCCAGCACGCGTCATACCTGAAACTCCAAGAAAACAGTTGACAAACCCCGCGGTAGACTGCGTTCCACTTTTATCGACAGATCGATCGAAAGAAGAAATACAGTACGCCGTATCCCCCCTTATACTTCGGCGGGTGAGAAAAAACGTGGACACCGTGTTGCAACCTTAAAAAAAGTCAATTTAGCAGCTTTTTGGGGAAGCGGGCACACGAACCACACACTCGCAGTGTTTACGTCTGGTGGTGTCTCGGAAGTGAGATCAATGCTAGGCTGTATCCCTGAAACATCCCGTACCGCCTCGGAATAATCCATGTTACATACGCAAACGGGCTAGGCAAGctcatgcatgcgttctgaGTCTGATATTTATGTTGGCTCTTTCTGTACATCACATTGATAACGCTGAACATCACGATTGTGTCACATACGACACATCACCGTCACTCCGTttcactgtttttttctcgagtctTATTGGAAATGAGTAGCAACCGCACACCGCTCGTGTGCGGCATTGAAAAGCAAtagaaagaaacacagagtGACCGCCGTTCCTGGTCTTCAATcccgaagagagaaacacgcgGCAAGTTTCGCAATTTCGTTCATGTGGAATAACCTAAAGAGAGACTTTCTTCTTTACCTGCTTTCGCCTGGGGATGCACACGCATTCGACACACTCGCCGAATCGGCAACAGTCTGTCATGTGTCCTGAGGGTCCCGCAGAAGCAGAGTTTTACTTTTAAGTGGAAAATCTATAGTTTGCAAAACTACACCTCCCACTGCCTCTTGAGCATAGACACCTTTTTCATTTTCTCTTCAGTGCGTCTTACGCCCGAGAAAAGGGCAAGCATTTGCctgttgtctctgtgcaTTGGCCAGACTTTGCTGTAAACCCCAAACCCGCGGGGAAAAGATCCTTGTTCCCGTTTGCGCGACTTTGTGTCTCCAGCACGGACATACACTACTCATGAGCCTCCGGTGCGGGTTGCGACAAGGTGATATCACGAACGACAAAGCCAAGGacaggaaaagacagaggcggCGAGCTGTCCCGCGCCTTTCTAACTCGTTCCCTTTcatttctgcatgcgcctccaCCACCGACACACTCAGAGTGCCGACATCGTCTCCCAAAGTCTTCGCAGCCAACGGTGCTGCAGTTTGCCTTTGATGcgccgttccttctctcccgtcgctGCTTGGCCTCTCGATCGGCCTCCACATCCTGCTGCTCTTGCCACTGAGTGAGCGTCTGACCTTCCACGACAGACTGCGACTGCGCCTCTCCTGCTGCTCCTTgggtctcttctctctcgacctccCTTCcttggctttcttctctaCCATCAGCTCTATTCCCCGATCTCGCGTCgtcagagaagggagaacacCCTTCGCTGTTCGTCCATACAGAACTGGAAATCGAAAAAGCCGTACTAGTCCCGGCAGTGCCTGCATCGGACTCCGCTTTTAACTTTTCCTCCAGGTGTCTTCTGGGGCCTTCCCATCCACAGCCACTCTCCTTTCcgcagttcttctcttccctgttcCGCATTGCTGGGTCTCTCCGCTGTTCACTACGTCGCTCTCCTTCATTGTTACGCGCAAGCCACGTTCGACCTCCCTTCTcagctctcttcttccccgggTTTGTGTCgcttgtttctgtcttctctttcgccggCCTCGCTGCGAGCAATCTCCTAATatcgttctctcgcttcaccCTATATtcggagagaagccgcgcaGCGAGGGCTGCGCCGATCTCCTCCTCAtcgcagcagacgcagagcgcCTTGTTGCGTCGAAGGCGATGACCGCCAAAGATGTAGGAGAAGGCAGCGCATTCTTCGGGGATGAAACTCTGCTCATGGAGAGACGGCTCtgccctctctgtttcgatTCTCGTTGCGTTGTTTCCTGAGAGCGTTCCGGGGCGGATGAGGTCCTTGTGGAACAAGCGACTTTCTGCAGCGCCGGAAAAGCCTTGAACAAACACTTCGTCCCCGCCCCAGAGTTTTCCCTCTCGGGTCCGCGAGCTCCTGTGTGGCGATGCGGTGTCTGTGCACCCGGTACACGCGCGGGTGACAGCGTGGAACTCGATGGGGAGGAGCTCGAATCCGAAAGCCTCCGCAAAGACAGCGAACGGCGTGACGAAGGCCACAGCGTGAGCtggtgaagagaaaaactttTTTTGTGGAGAGAACAGCAACTCGATAGTGCGAATGCGGGGAAactgcgagagaagcgagcgcACATGTCTCTGGACGGGTCGCGGAACGACAGCAAGCGActtggaaaagaaagaaggacagGTCACAGAGTCCGCGCGAGCAGAAAAGTGACGCGAACCAGAAGGGGACGCAAATGCAGGCGAAGAGTTGGAAACAACTGCATTGGGATTTCCTGGACAATTTGAGACCAAAGAAGGACCGTCGCGGGCCTCTCTACCGACGCCAACACGACCTCGCTCGGCCGGTCTACGAAGGCGACCCGGAGCCGACCCAGAACCCATGCGGCCGCATTCGCTGGAGGAAACGGTCGAAGCCGAGGCTTCCTCCCTTCTGGCGGCCACTCTGGGATTGAACGCGGAACATGGCATTTCTGAGAAGGAGGGTGAAGAAgcgcaagaggaagaatTCGTAGAAACCTCGTCGCCGGCATTGCCGCGTTGACGGTCCCCCCCGTGTCTGTTCACCCCGTCGTTATACAAGTCGCTCTGCGTGAAAcatcttctgtctcttggcCTCTCCCTCCgttccctctcctccacgTTCAACCTTTCCGtcactcttctctgccctcgccCAGCACCACCCACACCGTCGGCGTTGctccctgcttcttcgtctctttcttcttctgcgcgttGTAAATCTTCTGTGAACGcgacttcctctcttttgcgactctcttctcgagttccacgactctctgcctcttggTGGGTTGGCCGCAGCCGTTCagcctcgctttctcgttctcgctGCAGCTGGTGGACGAGCGCCATTTCAGCGGTCCTCACTCGGTCGAGTTCGAGAGGGGACAGCGTGTCGCGAAGGTCTTCGTTCCGGTAATTCACAATtcgaagaaggtggagaggcgGCCGCGCTTCCTCGGGCAAAGCGAAAACGTGGCTCACCAAGGCGTCAAAGAAATAGCTGTTCTCCAACACGAAACTCCGAACTTCGACGCCTCGCAGGCGAGTCTGAGACAGGCACCGCAACTGACACGGAGCACTTGACAGCAAAGAGACGGTGCGCGGGAGGGGGAGGGAGAATGCAGCAGAAAGATATGGCagatgaggagagagaacaaaagTGAAAAGGTGTGACTGGGAACGCGTCTGAGAAACCAGTGGGAAAAACGAACCCGATaaaaggggagaggagacacaggaagaacagagcgaaggcgtgcgagagagaaagctgcagagaagagaaaggtgaAAATGGGATGGACAAAataaagagaagaggagacagatgaagagagacacacgaagaACGGCAAACAGAAGAGTGGAGCAAAAGAGATCCACacgaagacagcgacagacacAAGATCGAGCTGCCAGAGACGtctcgcgagagaggcgaccaTCGAGGAGAACAGACACCAGCAGACAGAACAACTTCCTAATGAGTCTTTGTTTCAGTGTCCCAGCAATCTCATTACTAGAGGCCTTGTCAGCGACTTGAACACCAAAAGGTCGCTGGTTTTTCGACTTCAGTCACGCAGTTCTGAATCGCAAATCCTTTGTACGGAGCGACCCTCGCAGGAGCGAAGGCCACCGGCGCAACTAGGAGAGGAACGCAGGCGCACAAGGGATGCTGACCGACAGAGCAGAAGTTTTACGACTACGTCCAGTTGAAAGATGAACAGACGAAGCTTGGTTTCATCCGTTCAAAACTCACCGAGATCTCTGTTATCAGCACCGTTTCCAGATTCACAAGCATATTGACGCTGACGTCCCAGTCACACTTGAACATCTCTCTTTTGAAGACGCAGtcccttctcgctgttcaGTGTTGCCTCAAAGCACCAAAATCGGGCCTCGAGTTACACAGACAAccacacagagaaaacgttttTGTTCGCACATGGTGTTTCCGTGTTCCTTTCAGACTTTCACATACCAGCAAAGCAGCTCGCTGTGAAGTCGCCATGGTGGAGATGACATCTTcaagaggaaggcagaagcaggGGACATTCCCCAGGATATTCGCAACTCTTCCGGGAACGCCCAGACGCCTCCGAGAGTCGCCTCGTGaagcctcttctctgctccagAAAAGTCCGGCACCCACAGTCCCGAACACGGTCCCGAAAGATGTCTCAGAAGGCGTTTCGGCAGTTGTCTCTGTTGCGTCCTCCCCTCTGGTCGCTTCCTCGAAATCAAGAG
It contains:
- a CDS encoding hypothetical protein (encoded by transcript TGME49_211630), with translation MGNACKAEGKIRETHPPSKLETSDSTEAEIMAQRRAASLRRIETAKHEALQKLKTSRALSVHEERRRLHIMKTRHKLGGGYSGVDFLAGDSRLDERVDTNFGGLNADLPDDASLEGEDRRQTTRSTSQRQTQGFNSTKPEEQRGPSGQRPIFGATSREKKSMAFFDDVGHTWPGDTFEVVAPSPAAADVAERAAQEALIQKNADLKRVTNRRD
- a CDS encoding hypothetical protein (encoded by transcript TGME49_211610), whose translation is MILGIGSDKSEAAFLCFTPFSSGVSAERGVAPVQEAISFVENACSFRLCFLRLCASSYLDTALCSFRQPFSKMLSTFSSLASLMYQSVSSSVSDPSAPAASSSDVACCRDALRPLRRRDFSRRRVSSSRPRCPPSSSLSPSRQEENSEASSSACSKNAESGGGVGEESDNFPSCTRCTSNRRRPVCWGDRAQEGRRESGVGDPKEAASSHSGSAKSLDIWNTPLCLHVSSHVLSASAERRRTPSRSVGQSLLLREIVCGEKEQTEDDTAEVLPPGSLVSRGDAACGFAQTGRSPSHFQRLTRHPSRSPPSSSPFPSSSSSSSSSSSSSSSSSSSFPCPSSSFSSSSSSSSETVVSSLPLSPLACLPASRSFLVSAAARQTSSTLSSPPAVHVGMLGHRTHLDVFASEPLDFEEATRGEDATETTAETPSETSFGTVFGTVGAGLFWSREEASRGDSRRRLGVPGRVANILGNVPCFCLPLEDVISTMATSQRAALLTRLRGVEVRSFVLENSYFFDALVSHVFALPEEARPPLHLLRIVNYRNEDLRDTLSPLELDRVRTAEMALVHQLQRERESEAERLRPTHQEAESRGTREESRKREEVAFTEDLQRAEEERDEEAGSNADGVGGAGRGQRRVTERLNVEERERRERPRDRRCFTQSDLYNDGVNRHGGDRQRGNAGDEVSTNSSSCASSPSFSEMPCSAFNPRVAARREEASASTVSSSECGRMGSGSAPGRLRRPAERGRVGVGREARDGPSLVSNCPGNPNAVVSNSSPAFASPSGSRHFSARADSVTCPSFFSKSLAVVPRPVQRHVRSLLSQFPRIRTIELLFSPQKKFFSSPAHAVAFVTPFAVFAEAFGFELLPIEFHAVTRACTGCTDTASPHRSSRTREGKLWGGDEVFVQGFSGAAESRLFHKDLIRPGTLSGNNATRIETERAEPSLHEQSFIPEECAAFSYIFGGHRLRRNKALCVCCDEEEIGAALAARLLSEYRVKRENDIRRLLAARPAKEKTETSDTNPGKKRAEKGGRTWLARNNEGERRSEQRRDPAMRNREEKNCGKESGCGWEGPRRHLEEKLKAESDAGTAGTSTAFSISSSVWTNSEGCSPFSDDARSGNRADGREESQGREVEREETQGAAGEAQSQSVVEGQTLTQWQEQQDVEADREAKQRRERRNGASKANCSTVGCEDFGRRCRHSECVGGGGACRNERERVRKARDSSPPLSFPVLGFVVRDITLSQPAPEAHE